The genomic DNA TAGAGGCGGCGGTCGAAGGGCAGGGAGGTGGTGAAGGCCTCGGCCACGGAGGCCGCCGGCGCGGCGAAGCGTCCCGCCCACGCCTTCGGCGCCCGCGCCCTGGCGCGGCGGCGGGTCATCTCGCGTTGCGCTCGACGAGCGCCTTGATGCGGAGGCGCAGCCCCGAGAGGCGGATGAACCCGCCCGCATCCTCCTGGCGGTAGCCGCCCGCGTCGTCGAAGCTCACGAGCTTCGGGTCGTAGAGCGAGCGCGGCGCCTTCCGCCCGACGACGCACACGCTGCCACGGTAGAGGCGGAGCCGCGCCGTCCCGGTCACCGCGCGCGCGGCCTCGTCGATCGCAGCCTGCAGCATCACGCGCTCGGGGGCGAACCAGTAGCCGTAGTAGACCATCTCGGCGTAGCGCGGGGCGAGCGCATCGCGGAGGTGCAGGACTTCTCGGTCGAGGGTCAATGATTCGACGGCCTGGAAGGCCGCGCGCAGCACGGTGCCGCCGGGCGTCTCGTACACCCCGCGCGACTTGAGCCCGACGTAGCGGTTCTCGACCACGTCGACGCGCCCGACGCCGTGGGGGCCGGCGAGCGCGTTCAGGCGCGCGAGCAGGGCCGCCGGCCCGAGCCGCTCGCCGTTCACCGCCACGGGCACGCCCGCCTCGAGCTCGACCTCGATCTCCTCGGCCCGCTCCGCTGCGCGCTCGGGCGCGACGGTGAGCTGGAACATGTCCTCGTAGGGCGCCCGCCACGGGTCTTCGAGGAGGCCGCCCTCGTAGCTCACGTGGAGGAGGTTCCGGTCGCTCGAGTAGGGCTTCTCCGCCGTCGTCGTGATCGGGATGCGGTGCCGCTCGGCGTAGGCGATCAGGTCCGCGCGGCCTTTCATGTCCCACTCGCGCCAGGGCGCGATCACGGTCAGCTCGGGCGCGAGCGCGGCGTAGGCGAGCTCGAAGCGCACCTGGTCGTTGCCCTTGCCCGTCGCCCCGTGCGCGACCGCGTCGGCGCGCTCCTGGCGCGCGATCTCGATCTGCCGCCTGGCGATCAGCGGGCGGGCGATCGAGGTGCCGAGGAGGTACTGGTTCTCGTAGATCGCGCCGGCGCGGAACATCGGCAGGACGAAGTCACGCACGAACTCCTCGCGCAGGTCCTCGACGATCGTCTTCGTGGCGCCGGTGCGGCGCGCCTTCTCCTCCAGGCCGCCGAGCTCCTCGGCCTGGCCCAGGTCGGCGCAGAAGGCCACCACCTCCGCCTGGTGGCGCTCGACGAGCCAGCGCAGGATGACCGAGGTGTCGAGCCCGCCCGAATAGGCGAGGACGATGCGGCGCACCGGGGCGGCCATGGCCGCATGACCTACCACACGCCTCCCCGGGGGACCAACGCGGTTTCGACATTCAAGCCTCGTCGACAATCGGCCGAGACTCCGGGTGATGTCCGCCACCTCGCCCGCGCCCGTGGAGCGTCCCCTCTGGCTGACGGTTGCGGGCGCCTCGGCGGTGCTCCCGCTCGGCTGGGTCGCGTGGCTCGCCCTGGCCGCACTCGCGCCGTCGTTGCTTGCGGCGTACCTCGGGTCCGCGGGCGCCATGCTCGCGGTCGTCACCGTGGGCTGGCTCCTCGCGCGCTCGGCACCCGAGCCGAGCGAGGGGCTGCGCCGCTATCACCTCGACGAGGCGGAGGTGATCGCGATGGGACCGGGCAGGGCGGTGCGACGGCTCCCGTGGTCCCAGGTCGTGACGCTCACCGAGGCGCGGCACGCGCTCGTGCTCGAGGGCGGCGGCAGGCGCCTTCGTCTGCCGCTCGCCGCCCCGGTGCGCAGCGCGCTGCTCGGCCGGGTGGCCGCCGGCCTCGCCGCGGAGCTGTGGGCGCTCCTCGACGAGGGCGAGACCGTGCGCCTCGGCCCGCCGACCGATCCCCTGCCGCGCGCGCTCGCGTGGTGGGTCTACGCGCCGGCGCTGGCCGCCGGGCTCGGCGGGGCGGGGAGCGCCGGCCTCGCCGTGGCCCTCGTGGTGGCGCTCGCGGAACGTGGGGTGGCGAGCGCCAGGCGCCGCGCCGGCGCCGTCACCCTCGATGGGGGCGGCGTGCGCGTGGGCCGCGTCGTTGCGCCCTGGTCGGACGCCGAGGTGCGGCGCGCCGAGGGCGGGCTCCTGGTCCGGGCGCAGGACGGCGCGTGCGCGCTCGTGCCGGCCCGGGTCGCCAACTTCTGGGCGGCCGTGCCGGTGATCGAGACCAAGGCACAGCTCGGCCCCTACTCCGCCAGGGTGCGCTTCCGGGTGCGGCACGGCGACCGCGGGCTCGCGCTCGTGGGCGAGGTCGAGCCCACGGCGTAACTCTCAGCCGGCGCCGACGAGCCAGCACATGATCGCCTTCTGGACGTGGAGGCGGTTCTCGGCCTGGTCGAGGACCACCGACTGCGGGCCGTCGAGGACGGCGTCGGTGATCTCCTCGCCGCGGTGGGCGGGGAGGCAGTGCATGACGAGCGCGCGCGGGCCGGCGAGCGCGACCACGCGTTCGTTCACCTGGTAGGGGCGGAAGGCGTGGCGCCGGGCCTTCGCCTGGGCCTCCTGGCCCATGCTCGTCCACACGTCGGTGTAGACCACGTCGGCGCCCCGCGCCGCGCTCTCCACTTCGTGCGTGACGGTCGCGTGCGGCCCGGCTTCGGCGACGATCCTCGGGTCGGGCTCGTAGCCGGCCGGGCAGGCGAGAACGAAGTCGAAGCCCAGGCGCGCGGCGGCGTCCATCCACGAGTGGACCATGTTGTTGCCGTCGCCGATGAAGGCGACGCGCAGGCCGGCCAGCCGGCCACGGCGCTCGAGGAGCGTGAAGCAGTCGGAGAGGACCTGGCAGGGATGGTGCAGGTCGGAGAGGCCGTTGATGACCGGCACGCGCGCGCCGGCCGCGAGGTCGACCACGCTCTGGTGGAGGAACGTGCGCGCCATGACGAGGTCGACCCACCGTTCGAGGTTCCGGGCGATGTCGCGCGCCGACTCGCGCTCGCCGAGGCGGATGTCGCCGGGCGCGAGATGGATGGCGGCGCCGCCCAGCTGCACCATGCCGACCTCGAAGGTGACGCGCGTGCGCAGGCTCGGTTTCTCGAAGATCATGGCGAGCGTCCGTCCCGCGAGCAGCGGATGCGGCTTCCCGTCGCGCAGATCGGCCTTCAGACGCCCGGCGAGGGCGAGGATCGCCTCGATCTCCCCGGTGGCGAGGTCGGCGATGCGCAGGACGTCTCGCTTCATCAGTATTCCTCGCTCACGCTCGCGAATATTCCTCGCTCACGCTCGCGCGGCGAGCGCCCGCTCGAGGATCGCTAAGCCGTCGTCGACCTGCGCACGCGTGACGATGAGCGGCGGCAGGAAGCGGAGCACGCGCTCCGCCGTGCAGTTGATGAGGAGCCCGGCCTCGCGGCAGCGGTCCACGACCGGCGCGCCGGGCCGGTCGAGGACGGTGCCCAGCATGAGCCCCATGCCGCGCACCTCCCGGACGCCGTGCCGCCCGACGAGCGCCTCGAGGCGGCTCCGGAAGTGCTGCCCGACCCTGCGCACGTGCTCGAGGAGCTCCGGCTCGGCGAGCGCCCGGAGCGCCGCGATCGCGGCCGCGCACGCGACCGGGTTCCCGCCGAAGGTCGAGCCGTGCGCGCCGGGCGTGAAGGCGGCGGCGACGCGCTCCGTCGTGCACGTGGCGCCGATCGGCAGCCCGCCGCCGAGCGCCTTGGCGAGCGTCACGATGTCGGGCGTGATGCCGGCGTGCTCGTGTGCGAACAGCCGCCCCGTGCGCCCGAGGCCGCACTGGATCTCGTCGAGGATCAAGAGCACGTTCCGGCGGTCGGCGAGCGCGCGCAGCCCCGCCAGGTAGCCGGGCGCCGGCACGACGACGCCTCCCTCGCCCTGGATCGGCTCGACCATGATGGCGACCGTCTCATCGCGCACGGCGGCCTCCATGGCGGCGAGGTCGTCGTAGGGGACGAGGCGGATGCCGGGCAGGAGGGGGAGGAAGCCCGTGTGGTACTTCTCCTGGCCGGTCGCGGTGAGGGTCGCGAAGGTGCGCCCGTGGAAGGAGCCGGTGGTGGCCAGGATCTCGAAGCGGCCGCCGCCCTGCTCGGAGCCCCAGCGCCGCGCGAGCTTCATCGCGGCCTCGTTCGCCTCGGCGCCGCTGTTCGAGAGGAAGACGCGCTCGGCGAACGAGTGCCGGCAGAGGAGCGCGCACAGCTCGCTCGCGGGGAGCGTGTGGTAGACGTTGGAGGCGTGGAGCAGCGTCGCCGCCTGCGCCGTGACCGCCTCCACCACCGCGGGATGGCAGTGGCCCAGGTTGTTCACCGCGAGGCCGGCGAAGAAGTCGAGGTAGCGCTTGCCGTCCGCGTCCCACAGCTCCGCGCCGCGCCCGCGCACGAAGGCGACCGGCTGGCGCGCGTACACGCCCACCTCGTGCGCGGCGCTCAGCGCGATCACCTCGGCGTTGGTCAGTCTGCTCCCCTCACTCACGCGCTGGCGGCCCGGCCCCGGCTCCGCCGCGCCGTGCGGGGCAGGATCTCCGTGCCGACGCCGCGCGAGGTGAGCACCTCGAGCAGCACCGCGTGCCGCACGCGGCCGTCGATCACGTGGGCCTGCTTCACGCCGCCGCGGATCGCCTCGAGGCAGCACTCGACCTTGGGGATCATCCCGCCGGCGATCGTGCCGTCGCGGATCATGTCGCCCGCCGCGTCGGCGGGGAGTGTGTCGATGAGCGCGCCGTCGCGGCTCTTCACGCCCTCGACGTCGGTGAGCAGGATGAGCTTCTCCGCGCGCAGCGCCTCCGCCACCTTGCCGGCCACCACGTCGGCGTTGATGTTGTAGGTGACGCCGTCGGCATCGGCCGCCACCGGCGCGATCACCGGGATGAACCCCTGGAGCGCCTCGATGACGCGCGCGTTCACTCCTACCACCTCGCCGACCCGGCCCAGGTCGCCGCTCCGGTGCTTGCGCGCCACCAGCAGCTCGCCGTCCTTCCCCGAGAGCCCGACCGCGTTGCCGCCGTGGCGGTTCAAGAGCGCCACGATCTCCTTGTTGATCTTGCCGACCAGCACCATCTCGACGATGTCCATGGTGGCCGCGTCCGTCACCCGGAGCCCACGCACGAAACGCGGCTCGATGCCGGCCTTCTGGAGCGCCATGTCGATCTGCGGCCCACCCCCGTGCACGACCATGGGGTTCATGCCGACATATTTGAGAAGGGCGACGTCCTGCGCGAAGGAGTCCTTCAGCTCCTCGTCCTCCATCGCGTGGCCGCCGTACTTGATGACCAGCAGCTTGCCCGCGAAGCGGCGGATGTAGGGCAGGGCCTCGAGGAGGACGTCGGCCTTCTCGACCGGAGTCATCCGGGCCTTATGCCTCGCGCCGGTCAGGGGTACAACCCGCGCGCGAGAGCGGCGGCTCGACGAGCGTCGGACGTTCTCCCTGCTCGAGGAACCGGCGTGCAGACCGGCAGCCTCCGCATCGCGCGCACATCCGAGCCGATATCTCGTTGATGCCCCGACCGTGGCTGCCTGGTCACTCCTTTGCTAAGCATCACCAGCCGATGGGCCATGTGACTGTCGACGCAGAACTCGCCGGCGCGAGAAGAGCGCGGGTTCGCATTCTCGTCGATAGCGGCGCTACGTACACCGTGCTTCCTGCCGACCTCGCCCAGCGGCTGAAGATCACGGAGGCGCCGAGACGGCTGAAGGGACGGCTCGCGGACGGCCGTCGTAAGTCCATGCGGGCGGTGACCGTGTTCATCCGGCTTCTCGGACGTGAAGCGGCGGATACGGCTCTCATCGGCCCGCGGGGTATCGAGCCGCTGCTTGGCGCCGAGGCCCTCGAAGCCCTCGGCCTAGCGGTCGATCCGACGTCGCGCAAACTGAAGCCGTGAGCTTCGGGTTGGCGAGGCGATGCAGCTCGGTCTGGTCGGCGAGAAACCCTGATCGGCCCGCGCGTGAAGGAGCTTCGGCCAAGCGGGGGGCGGGACTCCTGGGCCTCGTGACGGGGCGCCGTCAGGGGTTCCGCACGCAGTCGTACGTGAGCGGGATCGTCGCCCCCATGCCGACGACCTCCATGTCAGTCACCTGGAGGGCCGTGAGCGAGTGGCTGTCGACGCCGACCTCGGTCCACTTGTGCGTGGTGAACCGATCGCTCTGCGCGGTGAGGGCGATGTTGCCGCCGTCGGAGAGAATCATCCCGTAGCGCTGCATCGCGCGAGCGATCACACGCGCGCCCTCGGAAGGCAGCGAGGCCAGCGGGAAATCGGATCGCAAGCGGAAGCGCACGCCATAGGGTGGCAGGTTCGCCCCGCCGGTCGGGCCGCCCGCGTGCGTGGCCGGCCGCACGTACACGCCGCTCCGCATACGACTGTTCGGCAGGATGAAGCGGATCGCGTGGTTGATGGCGCCGCTCGCCACCTCGTCCGCCGAAAAGAGCATGGCCGCCATCGGGAAGCCGGCGGCGTCGGCCGAGGTGCACTGATCGCCGCGCAGGGTCGCCGGGTACGAGCGCGTCAGGTCCCAGACCGCCGCGCAGCCGCCCGTGAAGGTCGAGCCGACGATGTTCGCGCGCCACATCTCGTACAGGGTTTTCGTCGGCCGGTGCACCACGATGAGGTGGCAGTCGCCGTTGCTCACGCACTGGTAGCCGGTCTCGCCCTCGATCGCACCGCCCGGAGGGACTGGGAACGGCACGTGGTCGCAGTCGGGTGTGTA from Deltaproteobacteria bacterium includes the following:
- a CDS encoding argininosuccinate synthase, which codes for MAAPVRRIVLAYSGGLDTSVILRWLVERHQAEVVAFCADLGQAEELGGLEEKARRTGATKTIVEDLREEFVRDFVLPMFRAGAIYENQYLLGTSIARPLIARRQIEIARQERADAVAHGATGKGNDQVRFELAYAALAPELTVIAPWREWDMKGRADLIAYAERHRIPITTTAEKPYSSDRNLLHVSYEGGLLEDPWRAPYEDMFQLTVAPERAAERAEEIEVELEAGVPVAVNGERLGPAALLARLNALAGPHGVGRVDVVENRYVGLKSRGVYETPGGTVLRAAFQAVESLTLDREVLHLRDALAPRYAEMVYYGYWFAPERVMLQAAIDEAARAVTGTARLRLYRGSVCVVGRKAPRSLYDPKLVSFDDAGGYRQEDAGGFIRLSGLRLRIKALVERNAR
- the argF gene encoding ornithine carbamoyltransferase, with protein sequence MKRDVLRIADLATGEIEAILALAGRLKADLRDGKPHPLLAGRTLAMIFEKPSLRTRVTFEVGMVQLGGAAIHLAPGDIRLGERESARDIARNLERWVDLVMARTFLHQSVVDLAAGARVPVINGLSDLHHPCQVLSDCFTLLERRGRLAGLRVAFIGDGNNMVHSWMDAAARLGFDFVLACPAGYEPDPRIVAEAGPHATVTHEVESAARGADVVYTDVWTSMGQEAQAKARRHAFRPYQVNERVVALAGPRALVMHCLPAHRGEEITDAVLDGPQSVVLDQAENRLHVQKAIMCWLVGAG
- a CDS encoding acetylornithine transaminase, which produces MTNAEVIALSAAHEVGVYARQPVAFVRGRGAELWDADGKRYLDFFAGLAVNNLGHCHPAVVEAVTAQAATLLHASNVYHTLPASELCALLCRHSFAERVFLSNSGAEANEAAMKLARRWGSEQGGGRFEILATTGSFHGRTFATLTATGQEKYHTGFLPLLPGIRLVPYDDLAAMEAAVRDETVAIMVEPIQGEGGVVVPAPGYLAGLRALADRRNVLLILDEIQCGLGRTGRLFAHEHAGITPDIVTLAKALGGGLPIGATCTTERVAAAFTPGAHGSTFGGNPVACAAAIAALRALAEPELLEHVRRVGQHFRSRLEALVGRHGVREVRGMGLMLGTVLDRPGAPVVDRCREAGLLINCTAERVLRFLPPLIVTRAQVDDGLAILERALAARA
- the argB gene encoding acetylglutamate kinase, whose protein sequence is MTPVEKADVLLEALPYIRRFAGKLLVIKYGGHAMEDEELKDSFAQDVALLKYVGMNPMVVHGGGPQIDMALQKAGIEPRFVRGLRVTDAATMDIVEMVLVGKINKEIVALLNRHGGNAVGLSGKDGELLVARKHRSGDLGRVGEVVGVNARVIEALQGFIPVIAPVAADADGVTYNINADVVAGKVAEALRAEKLILLTDVEGVKSRDGALIDTLPADAAGDMIRDGTIAGGMIPKVECCLEAIRGGVKQAHVIDGRVRHAVLLEVLTSRGVGTEILPRTARRSRGRAASA